The sequence TCCCTCCGAGGCTCCCGCTGGAGCAATAGAGCCGAGCAGCTCGATTCTCACAGATtcgtcgccgccaccggagTACATGGCGACGAGGTGGAGGAAGACCTGGAGAACTTTATTCCACTGGTGGCGCGCCGCCCCCACCAAACAAGTGCCGCCGGGAACTAACCTCATATTGCTGCCGTCGGCGAaaccggagaagaagaagaccccctCCCCCGACGACCGTCAAGCCCACAACAGCAGAGGAGAAGCATCCTCACCGACAGGCCAGGAAGGACCATCGGGGGCAAAAGAAGCCGCCATAAAGTCCGCGACGCCAGCAACGCACAGCCCGCAGACTACACGTCCCGACGCCGGCAACCTCACCGGCACACCTAAGCTACTAGCTAGACAACCCTAAACAAGCAGCTAAAAACTATACCGGACTTCGATCCGTCTGATTCCTCGCTCCGCTCACCGCCGGAGCAGTCGCCGGAGGCAGGGAATCAGGCAGATCAAAGCCGGAAACCGGCGTCGCCCCTAAACCGCCCGCTTCCTGTATATGTTCCAACTTTAACCTTTAGTTATGTTGTGTGAAGAACGTCAAGCTAGTTAGGGCAAGTACGTCACGTAGGATGAGTTAACAAACAACCTCCGCAATATTTGTTCTCTATTTTGTTGCCTCATAAAACAAATTATATCCCTTCGTTTGtggatgaaaaaaaatattatacttATAATGATTGGAGAAGACATGGTACTAAACTTTAGGTCATGAGACGTTTTATCAAACAACCACTTTTTTGTCCGACCTTCCTCTCTTCCTCGTATCATCCAAAATCTTACATGACACTTTATTAGATAAATAACCTGTAAGGCGATTTATATGAAGCTATGTACTACTATTAAGTAATCTGTCCAATTAAAGAAGTTAAGCGATCTGTTAACTTTTTATACACTAGTTTTATTATGGTTTATTAGTATTGGGGCACTACGTTTTTATGGGAATATTCCGGACCCCATCCTTCATGGGCAGACTAGCGTGGGTGTATGGGATCCAAACTCCTCTTCAtgaatgctttttttttttgaatcaatCTTCATGGATGCTTAGAATATGATCATAGAAAGTATCACCTGCGAGTGAACTAGCCTATCATTTTTAGATGAGAAACTGAAGTGTTGATGGAAAGCATAGATAGTTTTTGTTGTAAATTCTAATGTGATCGATCCAATTCTGCATGGTCAAATTAATAATATAAGTCATCTGATTTCATAATTCATCTTATTATTTcttgaaattaaaatattttttgcgAGTAGAAATTAAAATATTTTGATTTATGCAAATCAAAATATCTTATGATTTTTAGAACAAAATGAGTATCCAACATAGTATTGCAGTCATCATTTTTATTTGTCTTCAGTCATGTTTAGGGTTTTTGTTGGTTCTTTGAATCCCTATACATGCACCGATTTTTGAAAAGGAGTGCGCGAAATGGTTTGTGAATTGAAGGATGCTATCATCATTTCATCGGGTAGAGCATGCTCATGTCCGCCAGCAGCCCAGCACATGATTGTTTAGTACCGGTACAAGTTCTAATTTTTCATTTAAATTTCTTACAAATTAAAGCTAGTTATAACGTGTAAGAAATCtgccaattttttttgtattggGATTAAATTCAGATTATCCCCCTCAACTCTTCCGTAATTCAACCTCCATCCCCGAACTGTCGAAACCATGTATACGTACCCCTGAGACCGGTTTTCATCCGAGGTGGTACCCAAccgcatctctctctctccggcgCGCGCTCTTTCCCGAAAATCTCTTTCTCCCTCCCAGcctccattctctctctctctccgctcTGCATCTTGAGCAAATGCAGTAGGATGAAGGAGATTCGCGTAGATTAATGTGACACTTTCTGGGTTATGCAGCAGCTGCAGGTGCAGGCTCTGGCTGCCGTCGATGCTGTCCATTTCGGGGACAGGGCGTGGAGCGGCGCACGGCAGGACGAGCAGCAGCACAACAACGGTGAGCAACGAGATTGTCGGTGTCAAAAGCTTCCTCCCCGTGGTGATCCCCATAATTGATCTGCTTACATGGGCGCTGCCTTGCCGACATTTGGTTTTGGCTGAGAAGCGCATGGTGCCTCTGCCTTTTACAGCGGCTTGGCTGCTACATGCTTTCCGACCTGGACGCTCGAAGAGCTCCGAGGAGGAGGGAAATAGAGATTGAGCaaccgagagagggagggacggAGGCTCCAGCTTCCCTGCAGAGAGAGATCGTTGGGAGAGAGAGCACCAGGGAAAGGAGAGAGCGGCGGGAGAGAGAGGAGCAACATATTAATGAGATGCAGTGGGAGAGGCCAATGCAGTGGGAGACGCTACCTTAAATGAAAATCAGCCTCTAGTGGCCTCAGGAGTACGCATACCTGGTTTCGACAAGGGGGTCTTGTCAACTACGCGATTTCATAGTTGGGGGTTGAAGTTTAGAATTATGAAAGAGTTGAGAGGGTAACGTGAACTTAATTCTCtatattatgattttttttttgttattataGGTTATTAGGTTATATAGTTTTGAGAATTTGCCTAGCATTTATCCCGACCCGGCGAACCCGACAAACCGGCATACGCACATCGACCCAGCCCGTGGACCGTCTCGGGTCCAAGACCACCGGGTTATTTACATTTTTATCATTATAGGGAAGGTCACTCGCTGGTTTAGCACTCTTAAACGAGCTCCTACAGATTTAGCACTACTGTAGCTGGAAATCTTACGTTTTTACCACTTTTGCCTAAGTGGCAAGACACGGCGGCAGGCCACGTTGGCACCCGGTCAGTAAGGCGAGGCGAAATGTCCTTTGTGCCCCTGCCGTTTGTTCATGTGCCCGTGACCCACTTGTCATATTCGTCTTCTACCTCTGTCACCAGCCCGGTCACCgagctcccccctcctctccggcctCCGCTCCCCGTGCCGCTGGGCCCTAGCCCCGGGGGCATTGGGAGCGGCGCACAGCTGGTGGCCATGGCTCGGGAGCGCCATCCTCTCCAGGCGCACGCTCGGGAGCAGGCCATGGCGGGAAGACGCGCGAGCACGTCGCCCCTGGGCCCTGGCCCCGCGCCACGGCCAGGCGGGCACCTGCCCGCCCTGCTCGCTGGCCGCACGCGGCGCGCCCCTTGGCCCCTGGCCCTCGGACCAGCGCTGCTCctggtgctgctacagctgacCTGCTCCTGCTTGATTTGGGCTGCCGTCTGGTGTCGTCTGCTCGCCCCGGCCTACGCCCGCTCGTGCCTGCGTCGCTGCACGTGTGCGTGCTGTAACCTGCCCGGTTTGCTAGCTCCAtcagcaggggcaggggcacaGGGCTTGGGGAACAGAACAGAGCAGGACAAGCAAGGAACAGAGGAGCGAGAGCTAGCAAGCTAGTGCTTTCGTTAGTTACTCGCGGAAGATAGATAATAGGAGAAATGCATTCAATTCATCGAAATGCAAGCAAAGCAATGCCAAGATCCATTCAAATTATTGGTGCTTCTTACCCCGCCGGAATCTTCCCAATGAAGTTGTTGTCGGTGAGGACCAGTCGCGCCACTGTCTTCCCCACCTCCAGGAACGCTggccgggaggcggcggagcttgcGCCCGGGAGCGGGCCCCAGGCACCGAGCCCGACGAGCTAGAGGCGTGCGAGCGAGGGGAGCCTGGCGAGCGTGGTGAAGAGCGCGTTGGCGGAGAAGGTGTGCGGGAGCGCAGCACGCCACGCCACGTCGTCTGGGTCACGGTCGCCGCGGACCGAGAGCCACGGTGagggacggcgccggcggcagcgcgcagGGTCCGGATGAGGCGGGCGGCGTCCGTGCGCACCTGCCAGAGGTAGGAGATGAATCTGACAAATGAGGCCCACTTGGTGGTGAGAGGATCTGTAGGGCCCAGCTGTCGGAGATGGAGAAGAGAGGTGCAGGTCACGAGCAGGGCACAAAGGACATTTCGCCTCGCTTTGCTGACCGGACGCCAACATGGCCTGCCGCCGTGTCCTGCCACGTAGGCAAAAATGGTAAAAACGCAAGATTTCCAGCTACAGTAGTGTTAAATTTGTAGGAGCTCGTTTAAGAGTACTAAACCAGCGAGTGACCTTCCctataatggtaaaaatgtaaataaCCCAAGACCACCAACACCCCAGCGCGAGTCATCGACGCCTCACGCCCACGAGGCCCCGACTTCCCTTccggacagcggcggcggcgcaaccttCTCCTCCGCCATGGGAACGCGGGAGGTGTACGAGGAGAAGCTCCGCAGCGGCGCGCACCTCCACCGCGACCCCACCATCAACCCCGGCCTCGGCTCGCCTCGCTGCCCGCGCTGCCTCTCGCTCCTCAACCCCACCGCCGTGCGCCTCTCCGCCTCCCCGATACATCCCCGCCCCTTCCTTCGCGGTGTTCCATCTGACCCCGTTCTTCTATTCCGCGGCGCAGGGAGAGGGGGACTGGGCCATCACCTCCGTCCTGCACGACGCCACCGCCGTGGTAACCACGGGATCCCTCCCTCGCTCTCTCGATGCTGCTGATTAGATCCGCGTGGCCTTGGGTGTTATTGCTGGGGAGGAAACCGTTGCTAACTTGTGCAATTTTGCTTGTCCTGTTTATGCTGTTATTGTAGGCTGGTTCCGGCGCCGGCGCATTGCTCAGCGCTGTGCACGGGTTTAACACAGGTATCGCCCTTGATTCTGGGGTTGAATCAGTAGGCAGCCCGGTGCCCAGAAATTGAGATATTTTTGTTGCTTCCTTTGGAACAGGGATCCCATTTGTCCAGAAGCATGTGAAGGGACCGAAGTGGCTCCAGCTGCTTGTTGGGGTAAGTCTTCGTATTTATTAACTGATATGATGTACATGTTTGAGTAATCGAGTCACTTTACATGTTCtattgttatttatatttggtagctttcttcttctccttgggaAGATTGCTCTATTAGTCTGGTTCGACATCTTACATCTTACTACAAATACAATTGTGTTGCATTGAAATATGTAGCGGGAACTTATCCTCTGTTAGGTAACATGACGATCTTAGGTAAAAAAATTTATCACCGAAAAAAATTCTAATTTCGTGATTCTGTGGAATCAGCTTTAACAAGGATAGGTAAATAAAGAACACCTGCAATATGCCCTGGCTTTTgaatgtgtgtttttttttaaaaaaattacataaagTATATAAGGTTTGAGGTGATGGAGTGTTTGATCaatcacacccggttttaaggacaaaaccgaatgcataactatatgtatgccaggatccttaaaaccgggtgtgataTGAtccaaagaaaaatagaaaactaaATTGTGTTGCTAGACACACATAGACATCAAGCTCAACTGaactccaaagtccaaactgAGATGTATGCTACTGCATTTAAAGATATGAATATGGCATTGTGGATTATTGAAAAACAGTATTgccgaaaggaaaagaaataatcCAAGTCAGATATTGAGTACCTACATAGTTTCGTCGGTTGAAACTTTAGGTAGCCAACCTTCTTAACATAAATTTCAGTTTGTCTATAGGATTAGTGATATTGTATACAAGTCAGATCTTTGATTACCTACATAGTTTCGTTGGTTGAAACTTTAGGTAGCCAACCTTCTTAACATAAATTCCATTTTGTCTATAGGATTAGTGATATTGTGGTATGTGGTCTTGTACATGCATCTTGTTTTGGGCATTTGCTGTCCTATGTTTCAGTGGTAATCGCTAATAAATTTTGTGATTTGCTTGGCTATAGAAGTCAGGGAAAGGATGCATTGTTACGCTTTATTCACTTTGGAAGTTGCTACTTTTCTGCAGGTGCCGCCACTGCTGCTGTTCTCAGGTGCCAGTGCTGTATTTGGTGGTAAGTCTCCAATTTATATTTGTTTCTCAAAAATATTCTAAGCACTAAGGTTTCTTATCTGATTATATTAAACAAATGCTTCATATGTATAGATTGGAGCACTATGCacgaaaatatgaaaaaaaaatggatgTGTTTTGGCTACAGGGGTATAGAAACAGAAATTATATATGCAATAGAAAGGAATTATGTCTCAGTGGTTGGATTAGACGTAATCAATTTGTTCATGTCAAAACATGAATTGAGCCTCTACATCTTCTTGTTTTCTATACGCTTTATAATAAATAATACAAAGTTAGTAGTTCTTTCCAGATCCCTCGACTCAGAATTTTGTGTCTAAAAGTATTTCTGTTTAACCACGACTGAATGTTCGACAATACTGACTTGTAAATGTCGTAGtgtgttgttatatgagaaaaCTCAAGTTTTCAATTCCAAAAGAAGCTAGTTACAAGATGGCTTATTCTTCCTAGTTGTTCAGGCTGAAATACTGTGAAGTTCCTTCTAAAGTTATTTCAAATCTTGGCCTTCGTGAATTGTTCTATTTAGTGTTTTCATAGTCTTGGTTGTCCAATAGAACATGATTTGCTATTCTGAAAGTATAGCCACAACGTCAGGTGCGATGCCAACATTTACTAGCATGTGAAGCACAACTAGATTAGCTACCTTGAACAAATGGGAGCaaggaaaattacaaatttTTATAGTTTTTAGATTTTATCGAGCTAATCAAAGTATGGGTATATATATTATGTTAGCCAGTCTGATGACCTCAAGGGATGGAACTGGAACTGTCCCAGGCTGCGTTCCCTTCAATGTCTTGTACTCCTATGGCAAAAACAACAGACATGCCAAATCCAACTAGCAAATCCTGGCTTCATATCTTCTTTAGTTAAAACTGACACATTGCTTACATGTGGTTTGACAAAATTATTCACTTAGTAGACCTCTCCTTTTTCTCCCGCATTCACACATTTAACTTGGAAATGTCGCTACTGCCTAGTATCTAATGATCTGTTACTTGTTGCAGCATATGCACTTCCAAGGTTTGCTCAGCTCACGGTGACGTCTTACTACGCGGCATCAAGTGGCTCTCACTATGCAGTTTCACAGATCACCCGGCAAATCGAAAGCGCCCATTTTTCAGAATCTGAAGAGAAATCTAGATGAATTCTTGGCCGTCAATCTGCTCCAATGGTGCCATGTACATGGTATATAAGTAGTTACGAACGATTACTGCTGCTGTTGCAAGTCAAATTATGTTGGTGAAACTGTTGTCTTGGGTAACATTGTGTTAGAATTCGACTTTATATGCAGAGTAGTGAGGTGAACTAGTAAGAACACGCAGTGAATTGTAAGGGGTACATTATTTGCAGTCATCAAGAACATGACCTGCACTGCGTGACTATGAAATAAACCATGAAGCAGCATTCATGAATACAGTGCGCACAATCGCAAATAGCTAAACGGTGGCTGATCGACAATTTCAATTTGGGTAACAAAAGCAGACAAAACCCTAATTTCTTGATCATGCATCAAACAAAGTCGAGTCGAGTTGGCTGAAGCTACGGCGGCGAGATCCCGACCTTGtaccacagcgccgccgcctcctccctctcccgacTCTTCTCGCGCAGGTACCACTCCCGCCACTGCATGAATTCCTtggcccgccgcgcgccgcggcccgacccggcggcgccggcgggcaccactgcgcgccgccgcctcggccgcagggcggcggggcgccgcTTCCTGTTCCTGATCGCGAGGACCACCTCcatcatcggcggcggcggcgtagacGTCGACGCCGCCCCTCCAGCACTACCGCCATCTCCTTCGACGGCGAGatcgtcgccggcgtcgtcccaggccgcgtcgccgccgccgtccattaTTTGCTCCGGTCCGGCGGCTGTACGGCCTACAGGGTCGCGTTTGCACGTACGCGTGCCACGTTTTATGGAGCCCCGTGCGCGCGCGGAGCGGTGGATTCCCGAGCGATCAGGGCGGTTGACTGGGTTTCGATTTCTGaaccggcgccgcccgccggcttcCTCGGCCCGTTCCGTTTCGGAGTACTGCTCGACAGTATGAATTCGTCTTTGCACTGAATTCCTCGACCAACCGCtcggcgtgcgtgcgtgcgtatACGACTGTTTTTTCTCCCGCGAGTGCCTGGAACAAAATCGACTTTTCTCCCGCGAGCGTGCGTATACGCTCGGAGAAGATTTCTAGGAGCCGGGTACCATGGAGGGGGTTATCTGGACCATTGATATGTACCTCGAGATCTGTACAGGAGGGACTGTTTTCTCGCTATACATATATCGACATCTAAATATGTATAGTATATGGTTGGGTTATGTACATGTACAGATGAATAAATAGCGCACCGGTCCGTCTCTCTCGGCAACTCAAAATCATTTGAAATAGCGGCACCCCCGTCTCTCTCCTTTCCTTCTCGTCGCTCCCGtaatgacggcggcggcggggcttgcCTCCGGGCCAGATCCACTATTTCGGAGGCCAGATCCAGGCATAGACGAGGTAGATCTGGGCGTCCTACCACCGGATCTGGCAGCGGCACGGCGCAGCGGGCCGCACAGCAGCCTTGCCGTGGAGGGAGCATCCCTAGCGGCAGCACCACCCTGCTAAGCCGGCAAGAAGGTGCCGCGGCAGACCCGACCCCAAGCCTCCGCTGCGTGGTGCTcatccgccgcctcgccgcggacCAGATCTCCGCTGTCTCGCCGTGGACCAGATCTCCGCCGACCCGCGTCGAGCCCTGCCTCTCCACCCCCCTGCTCGCggtgcggcgcgcggcggcgacgcgcgacCGCGGCCTGCGGAGCCGAGCGCGGGGGCGGGGCAGAGGAACGCAGCCGCCGTGGTGGCGTGCAACTTTGGCCGCCAAGGctgcacgcggcggcgcggtgcggccGCGACCGGCGGAGTGGCATGGGGCGTCGGAGCTGCGCTGCAGATCCGCACGTGGCCGGCAAGCTCCAGGCCAACCGAGCTCTGCGGACGCAGATCCGCaggaggccggcgagctcgcACACGACGGAGGAGGGCGACACACGCGGTGgtgcgtggaggaggaggacacgCGCAGCGGCGGATCCTGACGTCACCCGCGGCGGACGCCGACGCCAACGCCAAGACCGCCATCGCCGATAAGCCGGAGCTGTTCCTGGACCTCGTGCGGATCCTCCGGGACGTCACGTCGCCGGTGGCCATCCGGTGCATGGCCGCGGCGGTGCAGATCCGTGGCCGCCTGGCGCGAGCGTCGATGGTGCGGGCCGGGCCATCCCCGCACTGGCGCTGGGCGTGGATCGATCAGTCAATCGATGAGCCtagcagggcggcggccgatCTGGTTGTCCTCCTCGGCTTCCACCATGTGCTACTAGCGACCTGCAGGTCTCCACTCCGTCCACTCCTGTTCTTGCCTCCCCAGCACTTCTTTTTCCTTAGTGTGCGTTTTGGTTTCTGCATTTTTATCACATTGGGAGAGAGACATGACCTGATGACCCATTTCTATCAAGATATCTTTTCTCTTCCGTAGAACCAATCAAGAATGGTTCTCGGAGAAAAGATATTGATTGGCACACAATATATTCATGGTACAGACAATCGATCTGGTACAGTCACTCAATATATCAAGATATCCACCACCGTAGCATGTTGCACCCAATATGTCGCATTTCTATTTTCCCGTGTATATTCAGTTCAGATGAAAGCTGTTTGGCATAGTCCAAAATATTCAGAGATGGTGGATTAGTAATTGTTGTAGTATAACGGGCCTCATTTTTTGTTTTGGAAGAATCAGTTCAAATGAATCTGTTTGGCATATAAGCTTTTTCTAAATCTGTTTGACATGCTTATTCAGAGTCTTGTTCAGGTGCTCTCCGTTTGCTTGGCCATCGGTTGGTGCTCTCCATTTGCTTTCATAGTTGATTTGCTTTCTAAATCAACTATAGCTTATCAGGAAAGCTGCAGTATCATAAAGGTCTTGTCTGAATCCAGAGATTGATATCTCCTGCTAGAATTCTCTTTTTCTCGAACTCTCCTGCTAGAAATCTCTTTTGCTCGAACTCCTGCTAGAATTCTCATCAGAGAGATTGACATCTCTGCTAGAATTCTCATCACAACTTTATTTGTTGAAACAAATTGTAGTGCCTAGTTCTAGCATGTAGTCTGTTGTCTCCAAGATAATCCATAAGAGATGCATTGTCTGTAAGGAGGAGAAATAGCAGGAGTTGGAGTTGCATATTGTTGATCTTGAGAGCAGAGTTGAGGCTTTGTTCAGGACATTGATCCAAAGCATAGTTTATGTTCTGAATACTCTTAGATTGTAGATAGATCATAGATAAACTAACTCTGACCCTGCAATTAGTACCCACCTTTTAGAGGAGTTGCTGACCACAAAAACATTTCTTTTTGTGTGTATATGATAGGAAGTGTTCAGAAATTAAAGTTTATCAAATGAGAATCAATTTATTTTATTCATTCCTGTTGTTGCATCCAATGTACTTATGGTTCCAAAGAGACATATTTGGAACATCTGAATTACATCCCAATCTTTTTCTCCTTGGGAAAAGGATTCGGCCATGTTTCCACCACTGAAGCAAGTTGAGTAAATGCAGCAAAAATAGTCCAACATTCATACTGAAGATGCTACTACTGCCACTTACATTTTGTTGTTCATATTTCCATCGGTTGGTGCTCTCCATTTGTCTGGTAATGTATATAGGACTGTCGGTTGGAGAGTCAGGACTAATAGCTAGTCTGTTCGGAGGGTTCTTGGTAATTTTGTTTATGCGAGTTCTTAGTAATTTGGGTGATGAGCAAAGCTCCGCGCAGCAGCCTTTTTAGTTTTTGATGTGTTAAGTTTTTTCTTTGGTACTGGATCAATCATGTAGGTACCATCCCTTCCCCTGCGCTTCTCCATTTCCATGTTGTTGTAGATAAATCATGTATTTTGGGTACTGGATGGTATCGGGTAATATCTTTTAAACAGAGATTTACACAAGGGGTCGTATTTGTAATGTCTTTTATTGTAATAGATACGTTTGCTTAAGCTCACGTACTGGATGGTACCGAATAAATTGGTTAATGCATAGCATGGTACATAAAATAGCACGCACACATGACGTGGAGGATAAGCTCAACAGATAGTAAATTCATTGATATAAATTGGTTAATGCATAGCATGTACTTCATGGTACATAAAATAGCATGCACACATGACGTGGAGGATAAGCTCAATGGATAGTAAATTCATTGATATTTTTTATATGTACGGCAGTACAAATAAGTACCCATAAAAATGTACTAGTGTATTCGGTATCATGGCATGGAGGATAAGCTTAACGGGTAGTAAATTTATTGATATTTTTATATAGATATGGCAATACAAATAAGTATTCATAAAAATACCATTAGTGTATTCGGTACTAGCATTCACGTGAAGTTAGAGAAAATGATGTAAATATAACACTAAAAATGAGTGTTTATCAGCAAGGTACCAGATCAGTTCCATGTATAAGTGTACATGTTTGTCCCATCATCTGCTGAAATAATAGAAAATATTATAGCCGCagctaaaaaataataaaagtaaCAACATTCTACTAGTAACAGTTCGTTCACTTTCAACGGTCCACGAGACCTTTGTGTCCGTCCGTGTCCGTCACCTATCGATTCAAAAAATTTGGTGGAGTGGAGTTAAATGAGAGAACAGTAAAATAGTAAAACTTTCATCATCATAAAGTAACTTTATGTTCCATTATGTCTACCAGCTCACCCTTCTTTATGTCAGATAGCAGGACAGATCCACTGCGTGTACCTGACatggttcaaaaaaaatataaatacaaATGTAATACacgaggaagaaaaaaaaacacgcaTCTCGATACAGACTGCACGGACAGGATTGAGTCTCCCGCGAGTGCCTGGAACAAAATCGACTTTTCGGGTAACCGCGTCTTGTTCTCCGTATCGGAGTAAGTACGTAGTATACGGCGGCGTAGGTTAAGGCCCATCATCAA comes from Panicum virgatum strain AP13 chromosome 4K, P.virgatum_v5, whole genome shotgun sequence and encodes:
- the LOC120701841 gene encoding translation initiation factor IF-2-like, producing the protein MTAAAGLASGPDPLFRRPDPGIDERQHHPAKPARRCRGRPDPKPPLRGAHPPPRRGPDLRCLAVDQISADPRRALPLHPPARGAARGGDARPRPAEPSAGAGQRNAAAVVACNFGRQGCTRRRGAAATGGVAWGVGAALQIRTWPASSRPTELCGRRSAGGRRARTRRRRATHAVVRGGGGHAQRRILTSPAADADANAKTAIADKPELFLDLVRILRDVTSPVAIRCMAAAVQIRGRLARASMVRAGPSPHWRWAWIDQSIDEPSRAAADLVVLLGFHHVLLATCRCSPFAWPSVGALHLLS